From Hermetia illucens chromosome 6, iHerIll2.2.curated.20191125, whole genome shotgun sequence, one genomic window encodes:
- the LOC119659361 gene encoding mediator of RNA polymerase II transcription subunit 4, whose product MSFHLSTKERLLLLIDDIEIIAKQLIENAMTPKHLRVPAVETTALVDLLVSKDEEFRSMLQLAAEQEKIEQKMNAYRAQVEIQDREINQLQKQLKEAEQILSTALFQARQKLNSIARANKRPVSSEELIKYAHRISASNAICAPLTWMQGDLRRPYPTDIEMRVGFLGKSDLNANGHSVTQPNNTNDIHRSTGEVPAASQNQFAWQLGELHMMGGSGSSVSLDTRAHKEASQDDVEVMSTDSSSSSSSDSQ is encoded by the exons ATGTCGTTTCATTTGAGTACGAAGGAAAGGCTCCTTCTCCTGATAGATGACATCGAAATTATTGCTAA GCAACTGATAGAAAATGCGATGACGCCGAAACATTTGCGAGTACCTGCCGTGGAAACGACCGCACTTGTTGATCTGCTTGTGTCGAAAGATGAAGAGTTCCGGTCAATGCTGCAGCTCGCGGCGGAGCAGGAGAAAATCGAACAAAAGATGAATGCCTACAGGGCTCAAGTTGAAATACAG GATCGGGAGATAAATCAGCTTCAAAAGCAATTGAAGGAGGCCGAACAAATATTATCAACAGCCCTTTTCCAAGCTCGCCAAAAGCTAAACAGCATTGCTCGCGCTAATAAACGTCCTGTTTCCTCGGAAGAATTGATCAAATATGCCCATCGAATAAGTGCATCGAACGCTATTTGCGCACCGCTGACTTGGATGCAAGGGGATCTAAGACGCCCTTATCCTACTGACATTGAAATGCGAGTGGGGTTCTTGGGAAAGTCAGATTTGAATGCAAATGGACATAGCGTCACACAACCAAATAATACGAATGATATTCATCGAAGTACTGGTGAAGTTCCCGCGGCTTCTCAGAATCAATTCGCTTGGCAACTGGGcgaattgcatatgatgggcgGATCAGGAAGTTCAGTGTCACTAGATACACGAGCTCATAAGGAGGCGTCACAGGATGATGTTGAAGTCATGTCGACAGACAGTTCAAGTTCAAGTTCTAGTGATTCACAATGA